A single window of Bradyrhizobium daqingense DNA harbors:
- a CDS encoding enoyl-CoA hydratase/isomerase family protein, protein MSIYAKYECLKVEVADKVATVTLNRPEARNAINQKLIRELRTIWDDLADDHAVNVVVLTGAGDFFSVGGDVKAMSERPGGDVLEEGEVHDPMISRRGVTRQLELDKPIIAAINGDAIGLAATHALLCDITVMSEDARIGDTHVSRVGLVAGDGGTVIWPLLVGINKAKEFLIRGTLLKGREAERIGLVNHVVPRADVLGKAREIALELANGPTWAIRWTKLSINQIVKDRVNMLLEASMALEQVTFETADHKEATMSFKEKRKPRFGRA, encoded by the coding sequence GTGTCGATCTACGCCAAATACGAATGCCTGAAAGTCGAGGTCGCGGACAAAGTCGCGACGGTCACGCTGAACCGGCCGGAGGCGCGTAACGCCATCAATCAGAAGCTGATCCGCGAACTCAGGACGATCTGGGACGATCTGGCAGATGATCACGCCGTCAACGTCGTAGTGCTCACCGGCGCAGGCGATTTCTTCAGCGTCGGCGGCGACGTCAAGGCCATGTCGGAGCGACCGGGCGGGGACGTCCTGGAAGAGGGCGAGGTCCACGATCCCATGATCAGCCGCCGCGGCGTGACCCGGCAGCTCGAGCTCGACAAGCCCATCATCGCAGCGATCAACGGCGATGCCATCGGGCTGGCTGCGACCCATGCGCTGCTGTGCGATATCACGGTCATGTCCGAGGACGCCCGCATCGGCGACACGCATGTCTCCCGCGTCGGGCTGGTTGCCGGAGACGGCGGCACCGTGATTTGGCCGTTGCTGGTCGGCATCAACAAGGCCAAGGAGTTCTTGATCCGCGGCACGCTGCTCAAGGGCAGGGAAGCCGAACGGATTGGCCTGGTCAATCACGTGGTTCCTCGTGCCGACGTGCTGGGCAAGGCGCGGGAAATCGCCCTTGAACTGGCGAACGGCCCAACTTGGGCGATCCGCTGGACCAAGCTGTCTATCAACCAGATCGTGAAAGACCGCGTCAACATGCTGCTCGAGGCGTCAATGGCGCTCGAGCAGGTCACGTTCGAGACAGCGGATCACAAGGAGGCCACCATGTCCTTCAAGGAGAAGCGCAAGCCGAGGTTCGGTCGGGCTTAG